One genomic region from Calypte anna isolate BGI_N300 chromosome 8, bCalAnn1_v1.p, whole genome shotgun sequence encodes:
- the LAMC2 gene encoding laminin subunit gamma-2 isoform X2 — MAPGWFLSLFCLLGSFLPAVLSTHGRAGSLILRCDGDSRCSCKPGARGEKCDQCQPGFEARCQRSRQCKQNFYNLDPRNPAGCSPCFCYGHSAVCSSADNHSIHNITSTFQQGTEGWCGIHRSGSPAQLQWSPHHEETFLVARRSEPLYFMAPGKFLGNQQLSYGQTLSFDYRLDQGGHHPSPHEVVLEGAGLRITAPFLPQGKILPCGISQTYTLRLDEHPSSKWSPRLNHLEYRRLLGNLTALWIQATSGQYSIGYLDNVTLVSAQPVPGVPAPWVEQCECPAEYRGQFCQRCAPGYRRDVPNLGPFSICVRCDCQEGGICDPETGECYSGDENVGNILSCPLGFYRNPQQPQGCQACPCHHGQGCSVVPGSEEIICDQCPPGAAGPNCEFCADGYFGDPAASQPCQPCQCNGNVEPNAVGNCDPRTGECLKCIHNTAGFYCDRCQDGFYGNPLASDPAGKCRAPAWDSASAEPLRCRSDGSCICKPGFQGPGCEESVCPACYNQVKAQVVLYLQQLAELEQLFPEVLVGGQESQDQERRMQVAEEMLRNILGESLSLKASERSLESRLAGMKGRGSSSQSCVDEIKATLKALRALGQQYQRQVQDTWHVLERARQDLDHSGAALQRVNIPVSRFPGDLSEFLMLAQEALRLANSHLQAANAMEQAVKAAREDGLQAMELLQGADSGEMATSASLTSLLDKHKKLKLLAEDLKAEADGMASEADTAYQGSLELLNSLSHLMKTDIGAFEGKESQLKQEAKVLLSLMDTYMAQYRQLQSHTGRWEEQIQELLQRGESERAMLMKLLSRANLARSTALQAVSAGNTTFYEVEQILKSLREFNLQAEDKRKAAEDAIRRLPVISSIISSAREKMGRAEAILGTAASESKAASSVAGEAKEITMGIQQDITVLKMEANKTVDGVLTLEKAVATLQREAKERDGELERKLLEVGADAAVIQETAQEAQRVHAKAGQAGVAVQETLSAMEELLQLMNQQWNAVDEDGLKQLQKSFSKAKTRSNQLQGEMLALEQRAVLQRDGVQLLESNIDKILADIKNLEDIQKSLPSGCYNTKAIELP, encoded by the exons ATGGCTCCGGGATGgttcctctccctcttctgcCTCTTGGGCTCCTTCCTGCCTGCGGTCCTGAGCACCCACGGAAGAGCAG gCTCCCTCATCCTGCGGTGTGACGGTGACAGTCGGTGCAGCTGTAAGCCTGGTGCAAGGGGTGAGAAGTGTGACCAGTGTCAACCAGGCTTTGAGGCCAGGTGCCAGAGGAGCAGGCA GTGCAAGCAAAACTTCTATAACTTGGACCCCAGGAACCCAGCAGGATGCTCCCCCTGCTTCTGCTATGGGCACTCAGCCGTGTGCAGCAGTGCAGACAACCACAGCATCCACAACATCACCTCCACCTTCCAGCAAG GTACTGAGGGCTGGTGTGGTATCCACAGAAGTggctccccagcccagctccagtgGTCCCCACACCATGAGGAGACTTTCCTAGTGGCCAGGAGATCGGAGCCGCTGTACTTCATGGCACCCG ggaaattcCTTGGCAATCAGCAGCTGAGCTACGGCCAGACGCTCTCCTTCGATTATCGCCTGGACCAAGGGGGTCACCATCCATCTCCTCATGAGGTGGTCCTGGAAGGAGCTGGCCTGAGAATCACTGCTCCCTTCTTGCCCCAGGGGAAGATTCTGCCCTGTGGCATCAGCCAGACATACACATTGAG GTTGGATGAGCACCCAAGCAGCAAGTGGAGTCCAAGGCTGAATCACTTGGAATATCGCAGGTTGTTGGGAAACCTGACAGCTCTCTGGATCCAAGCCACCTCTGGGCAGTACA GCATCGGCTACCTCGACAATGTGACCCTGGTGTCAGCACAACCAGTGCCCGGGGTCCCTGCCCCCTGGGTGGAGCAGTGTGAGTGCCCAGCAGAGTATAGGGGCCAGTTCTGCCAGAGATGTGCCCCTGGCTACCGCAGAGATGTCCCCAACCTCGGGCCCTTCAGCATCTGTGTGCGATGTGATTGCCAGGAGGGAGGAATTTGTGATCCTGAGACTG gTGAATGCTACTCAGGAGATGAAAACGTGGGCAATATCCTCAGCTGCCCCTTGGGTTTCTACAGGaacccccagcagccccagggctgccaggcCTGTCCCTGCCACCATGGCCAAGGCTGCTCCGTGGTGCCAGGCAGTGAGGAAATCATCTGTGACCAGTGccctcctggagctgcag GGCCCAACTGTGAGTTCTGTGCCGACGGCTACTTTGGGGacccagctgcttcccagccctgccagccgTGCCAGTGCAATGGCAACGTGGAGCCCAATGCCGTGGGGAACTGTGACCCCAGGACAGGAGAGTGCCTCAAGTGCATCCACAACACTGCTGGCTTCTACTGTGACCGCTGCCAGGACGGCTTCTATGGCAACCCCCTGGCCTCTGACCCTGCTGGGAAGTGCCGAG cccctgcttgGGACTCGGCCTCTGCTGAACCACTGAGGTGCAGGAGTGATGGGAGCTGCATCTGCAAGCCTGGCTTCCAGGGTCCTGGCTGTGAGGAGAGTGTGTGCCCAGCTTGCTACAACCAGGTGAAAGCCCAG GTGGTCCTGTacctgcagcagctggcagagctggagcagctcttccCAGAGGTTCTGGTTGGTGGTCAGGAGAGCCAGGACCAGGAGAGGAGGATGCAGGTGGCCGAGGAGATGCTGCGGAACATCCTTGGGGAATCCCTGAGCCTCAAAG CCTCTGAGAGGTCTCTGGAAAGCCGCCTGGCCGGGATGAAGGGGAGAGGGTCCAGCTCTCAGAGCTGTGTGGATGAGATCAAGGCCACATTGAAGGCACTGAGGGCTCTGGGACAGCAATATCAGAGGCAGGTGCAGGACACCTGGCATGTGCTGGAGAGAGCCAGGCAGGACCTGGACCACagtggagctgctctgcaaCGTGTG AACATCCCTGTTTCAAGATTCCCTGGGGACTTGAGTGAGTTCTTGATGCTGGCCCAGGAGGCTCTGAGACTGGCCAACAG CCACCTGCAAGCTGCCAATGCCATGGAGCAAGCTGTGAAGGCAGCACGGGAGGATGGGCTGCAGGCAATGGAGCTGCTGCAAGGGGCTGACAGTGGAGAGATGGCCACCTCTGCCTCCCTGACAAGCCTGCTGGACAA GCACAAGAAGCTGAAGTTGCTGGCTGAGGACTTGAAGGCTGAGGCAGATGGCATGGCCTCTGAGGCAGACACTGCTTATCAGGGTAGCCTGGAGCTCCTCAACTCCCTGTCCCACCTGATGAAGACTGACATCGGGGCCTTTGAG ggGAAGGAAAGTCAGCTGAAGCAGGAGGCCAAAGTTCTCCTGAGCCTGATGGACACCTACATGGCCCAGtacaggcagctgcagagccacacaGGGCGGTGGGAGGAGCagatccaggagctgctgcagaggggagAGAGCGAGAGAGCG ATGCTGATGAAGCTGCTATCCCGAGCCAACCTTGCCaggagcacagccctgcaggctgTGAGTGCTGGCAACACCACCTTCTACGAGGTGGAACAGATCCTGAAGAGCCTCCGAG aGTTTAACCTGCAAGCAGAGGACAAGAGAAAGGCAGCTGAGGATGCCATAAGGAGGCTCCCAGTTATCAGCAGCATCATCTCAAGTGCCAGGGAGAAGATGGGCAGAGCTGAAGCAAtcctgggcactgctgcttctgaatCCAAggcagccagcagtgtggcagGAGAAGCAAAGGAGATCACCATGGGGATCCAGCAG GACATCACAGTGCTGAAAATGGAAGCCAACAAGACAGTTGATGGTGTCCTCACCCTGGAGAAGGCAGTGGCCACCCTGCAACGTGAGGCCAAGGAAAGGGATGGGGAACTGGAGAGGAAACTCTTGGAGGTTGGGGCGGATGCTGCTGTGATCCAGGAG ACAGCTCAGGAAGCTCAGAGGGTCCATGCCAAGGCTGGCCAGGCAGGGGTGGCCGTGCAGGagacactgagtgccatggaAGAGCTGCTGCAACTGATGA ATCAACAGTGGAATGCTGTGGATGAGGATGGGCTGAAGCAGCTCCAGAAGAGTTTTAGCAAAGCCAAAACCAGAAGCAACCAGCTGCagggtgagatgctggcactggagcagagagctgtgctgcagagggatggggtgcagctgctggagagcaacATTGACAAGATTCTGGCAGATATTAAGAACCTGGAGGATATCCAGAAGAGTCTTCCTTCAGGCTGCTACAACACAAAAGCCATCGAATTACCATGA
- the LAMC2 gene encoding laminin subunit gamma-2 isoform X1, translating into MAPGWFLSLFCLLGSFLPAVLSTHGRAGSLILRCDGDSRCSCKPGARGEKCDQCQPGFEARCQRSRQTPQCECDSAGSTGSCISGRCVCKEGATGEHCERCKQNFYNLDPRNPAGCSPCFCYGHSAVCSSADNHSIHNITSTFQQGTEGWCGIHRSGSPAQLQWSPHHEETFLVARRSEPLYFMAPGKFLGNQQLSYGQTLSFDYRLDQGGHHPSPHEVVLEGAGLRITAPFLPQGKILPCGISQTYTLRLDEHPSSKWSPRLNHLEYRRLLGNLTALWIQATSGQYSIGYLDNVTLVSAQPVPGVPAPWVEQCECPAEYRGQFCQRCAPGYRRDVPNLGPFSICVRCDCQEGGICDPETGECYSGDENVGNILSCPLGFYRNPQQPQGCQACPCHHGQGCSVVPGSEEIICDQCPPGAAGPNCEFCADGYFGDPAASQPCQPCQCNGNVEPNAVGNCDPRTGECLKCIHNTAGFYCDRCQDGFYGNPLASDPAGKCRAPAWDSASAEPLRCRSDGSCICKPGFQGPGCEESVCPACYNQVKAQVVLYLQQLAELEQLFPEVLVGGQESQDQERRMQVAEEMLRNILGESLSLKASERSLESRLAGMKGRGSSSQSCVDEIKATLKALRALGQQYQRQVQDTWHVLERARQDLDHSGAALQRVNIPVSRFPGDLSEFLMLAQEALRLANSHLQAANAMEQAVKAAREDGLQAMELLQGADSGEMATSASLTSLLDKHKKLKLLAEDLKAEADGMASEADTAYQGSLELLNSLSHLMKTDIGAFEGKESQLKQEAKVLLSLMDTYMAQYRQLQSHTGRWEEQIQELLQRGESERAMLMKLLSRANLARSTALQAVSAGNTTFYEVEQILKSLREFNLQAEDKRKAAEDAIRRLPVISSIISSAREKMGRAEAILGTAASESKAASSVAGEAKEITMGIQQDITVLKMEANKTVDGVLTLEKAVATLQREAKERDGELERKLLEVGADAAVIQETAQEAQRVHAKAGQAGVAVQETLSAMEELLQLMNQQWNAVDEDGLKQLQKSFSKAKTRSNQLQGEMLALEQRAVLQRDGVQLLESNIDKILADIKNLEDIQKSLPSGCYNTKAIELP; encoded by the exons ATGGCTCCGGGATGgttcctctccctcttctgcCTCTTGGGCTCCTTCCTGCCTGCGGTCCTGAGCACCCACGGAAGAGCAG gCTCCCTCATCCTGCGGTGTGACGGTGACAGTCGGTGCAGCTGTAAGCCTGGTGCAAGGGGTGAGAAGTGTGACCAGTGTCAACCAGGCTTTGAGGCCAGGTGCCAGAGGAGCAGGCA GACCCCACAGTGCGAGTGTGactctgctggcagcacagggagctgcaTCTCCGGCCGCTGTGTCTGCAAGGAGGGAGCTACAGGGGAGCACTGTGAGAG GTGCAAGCAAAACTTCTATAACTTGGACCCCAGGAACCCAGCAGGATGCTCCCCCTGCTTCTGCTATGGGCACTCAGCCGTGTGCAGCAGTGCAGACAACCACAGCATCCACAACATCACCTCCACCTTCCAGCAAG GTACTGAGGGCTGGTGTGGTATCCACAGAAGTggctccccagcccagctccagtgGTCCCCACACCATGAGGAGACTTTCCTAGTGGCCAGGAGATCGGAGCCGCTGTACTTCATGGCACCCG ggaaattcCTTGGCAATCAGCAGCTGAGCTACGGCCAGACGCTCTCCTTCGATTATCGCCTGGACCAAGGGGGTCACCATCCATCTCCTCATGAGGTGGTCCTGGAAGGAGCTGGCCTGAGAATCACTGCTCCCTTCTTGCCCCAGGGGAAGATTCTGCCCTGTGGCATCAGCCAGACATACACATTGAG GTTGGATGAGCACCCAAGCAGCAAGTGGAGTCCAAGGCTGAATCACTTGGAATATCGCAGGTTGTTGGGAAACCTGACAGCTCTCTGGATCCAAGCCACCTCTGGGCAGTACA GCATCGGCTACCTCGACAATGTGACCCTGGTGTCAGCACAACCAGTGCCCGGGGTCCCTGCCCCCTGGGTGGAGCAGTGTGAGTGCCCAGCAGAGTATAGGGGCCAGTTCTGCCAGAGATGTGCCCCTGGCTACCGCAGAGATGTCCCCAACCTCGGGCCCTTCAGCATCTGTGTGCGATGTGATTGCCAGGAGGGAGGAATTTGTGATCCTGAGACTG gTGAATGCTACTCAGGAGATGAAAACGTGGGCAATATCCTCAGCTGCCCCTTGGGTTTCTACAGGaacccccagcagccccagggctgccaggcCTGTCCCTGCCACCATGGCCAAGGCTGCTCCGTGGTGCCAGGCAGTGAGGAAATCATCTGTGACCAGTGccctcctggagctgcag GGCCCAACTGTGAGTTCTGTGCCGACGGCTACTTTGGGGacccagctgcttcccagccctgccagccgTGCCAGTGCAATGGCAACGTGGAGCCCAATGCCGTGGGGAACTGTGACCCCAGGACAGGAGAGTGCCTCAAGTGCATCCACAACACTGCTGGCTTCTACTGTGACCGCTGCCAGGACGGCTTCTATGGCAACCCCCTGGCCTCTGACCCTGCTGGGAAGTGCCGAG cccctgcttgGGACTCGGCCTCTGCTGAACCACTGAGGTGCAGGAGTGATGGGAGCTGCATCTGCAAGCCTGGCTTCCAGGGTCCTGGCTGTGAGGAGAGTGTGTGCCCAGCTTGCTACAACCAGGTGAAAGCCCAG GTGGTCCTGTacctgcagcagctggcagagctggagcagctcttccCAGAGGTTCTGGTTGGTGGTCAGGAGAGCCAGGACCAGGAGAGGAGGATGCAGGTGGCCGAGGAGATGCTGCGGAACATCCTTGGGGAATCCCTGAGCCTCAAAG CCTCTGAGAGGTCTCTGGAAAGCCGCCTGGCCGGGATGAAGGGGAGAGGGTCCAGCTCTCAGAGCTGTGTGGATGAGATCAAGGCCACATTGAAGGCACTGAGGGCTCTGGGACAGCAATATCAGAGGCAGGTGCAGGACACCTGGCATGTGCTGGAGAGAGCCAGGCAGGACCTGGACCACagtggagctgctctgcaaCGTGTG AACATCCCTGTTTCAAGATTCCCTGGGGACTTGAGTGAGTTCTTGATGCTGGCCCAGGAGGCTCTGAGACTGGCCAACAG CCACCTGCAAGCTGCCAATGCCATGGAGCAAGCTGTGAAGGCAGCACGGGAGGATGGGCTGCAGGCAATGGAGCTGCTGCAAGGGGCTGACAGTGGAGAGATGGCCACCTCTGCCTCCCTGACAAGCCTGCTGGACAA GCACAAGAAGCTGAAGTTGCTGGCTGAGGACTTGAAGGCTGAGGCAGATGGCATGGCCTCTGAGGCAGACACTGCTTATCAGGGTAGCCTGGAGCTCCTCAACTCCCTGTCCCACCTGATGAAGACTGACATCGGGGCCTTTGAG ggGAAGGAAAGTCAGCTGAAGCAGGAGGCCAAAGTTCTCCTGAGCCTGATGGACACCTACATGGCCCAGtacaggcagctgcagagccacacaGGGCGGTGGGAGGAGCagatccaggagctgctgcagaggggagAGAGCGAGAGAGCG ATGCTGATGAAGCTGCTATCCCGAGCCAACCTTGCCaggagcacagccctgcaggctgTGAGTGCTGGCAACACCACCTTCTACGAGGTGGAACAGATCCTGAAGAGCCTCCGAG aGTTTAACCTGCAAGCAGAGGACAAGAGAAAGGCAGCTGAGGATGCCATAAGGAGGCTCCCAGTTATCAGCAGCATCATCTCAAGTGCCAGGGAGAAGATGGGCAGAGCTGAAGCAAtcctgggcactgctgcttctgaatCCAAggcagccagcagtgtggcagGAGAAGCAAAGGAGATCACCATGGGGATCCAGCAG GACATCACAGTGCTGAAAATGGAAGCCAACAAGACAGTTGATGGTGTCCTCACCCTGGAGAAGGCAGTGGCCACCCTGCAACGTGAGGCCAAGGAAAGGGATGGGGAACTGGAGAGGAAACTCTTGGAGGTTGGGGCGGATGCTGCTGTGATCCAGGAG ACAGCTCAGGAAGCTCAGAGGGTCCATGCCAAGGCTGGCCAGGCAGGGGTGGCCGTGCAGGagacactgagtgccatggaAGAGCTGCTGCAACTGATGA ATCAACAGTGGAATGCTGTGGATGAGGATGGGCTGAAGCAGCTCCAGAAGAGTTTTAGCAAAGCCAAAACCAGAAGCAACCAGCTGCagggtgagatgctggcactggagcagagagctgtgctgcagagggatggggtgcagctgctggagagcaacATTGACAAGATTCTGGCAGATATTAAGAACCTGGAGGATATCCAGAAGAGTCTTCCTTCAGGCTGCTACAACACAAAAGCCATCGAATTACCATGA